In a genomic window of Wyeomyia smithii strain HCP4-BCI-WySm-NY-G18 chromosome 1, ASM2978416v1, whole genome shotgun sequence:
- the LOC129718805 gene encoding uncharacterized protein LOC129718805 has product MSQFDQTTRTWSGPRQPPVLNPAASLGQVIANVLERTPEKVFQICADTEAVMSCGELRTQMIRVALNLSKRCNVSKYDMVCVVVNNSACVTPLLLGFFLLGTPVHTLDASFEQSDLVHLMGITKPKLVFCNQHNLGRVEQSLKELESDARIMVLDTPETEKLLFDPVEGEVGYRAPYLGDSDKTIAAIVCSSGTTGLPKAVCLTHAQLIAPYPWLTNLGIDTMLCFSSLYWVSSFQQLMMALFNGHKRITTTKPFSPAYACELIAKYRVTNIFTPPPMLADLVVYCETQRVTLPSLRVVGCGGSSLPESLRQRANALLKPNGKVYMGYAMSETGGIVSIDLFGKPNSAGVLMANVTARIANEDWDLLGPEQEGEIQVHYAHPFYGYYGNEAETQALHTFDGFIKTGDVGYFDKTGFLYITDRKKEMLRYRGYQIAPAQLEAALMELPGVEQAAVVGVPDPDPPHVDLATALVVLSSATSPNTTPEQLQSVFNERVPDYKRLRGGLFFVKSLPRTANDKINRREATAMARKLSQLYND; this is encoded by the exons ATGTCTCAATTCGACCAGACGACACGTACCTGGAGCGGTCCACGGCAGCCGCCGGTCCTCAATCCAGCCGCCAGCCTGGGTCAGGTGATTGCGAACGTTCTCGAGCGGACGCCGGAAAAGGTGTTCCAGATCTGTGCCGACACCGAAGCGGTTATGAGCTGTGGCGAACTGCGAACCCAAATGATCCGAGTGGCTTTGAATCTGAGCAAACGGTGCAATGTGTCTAAGTATGATATGGTGTGTGTGGTGGTGAATAACAGTGCCTGTGTGACTCCGCTGCTGCTGGGTTTCTTCCTGTTGGGAACACCGGTTCACACGCTGGATGCCTCGTTCGAGCAGTCCGATTTGGTGCATCTTATGGGCATCACCAAACCGAAGCTGGTTTTTTGTAACCAACACAATCTGGGTAGGGTGGAGCAATCTTTAAAAGAATTAGAGTCCGATGCTCGAATCATGGTTCTGGACACGCCGGAAACCGAAAAGCTACTGTTTGATCCGGTGGAAGGCGAGGTTGGATATCGTGCTCCCTATCTGGGCGATTCAGATAAAACCATAGCAGCGATTGTTTGTTCCTCCGGAACAACCGGCCTACCGAAGGCAGTCTGTCTTACGCATGCCCAACTGATTGCCCCCTACCCGTGGCTCACCAATCTGGGCATCGATACGATGCTATGCTTCAGTTCTCTCTACTGGGTGTCGTCGTTTCAACAGCTGATGATGGCTCTTTTCAACGGCCACAAACGAATCACCACGACAAAGCCTTTCAGCCCAGCGTACGCCTGCGAACTGATCGCCAAATATCGGGTTACGAACATTTTCACCCCTCCCCCGATGCTGGCCGATTTGGTGGTGTATTGCGAGACTCAACGGGTGACGTTGCCCTCGCTGCGGGTAGTCGGATGCGGTGGAAGTTCGCTGCCGGAATCACTGCGCCAGAGGGCCAATGCGTTGCTAAAGCCAAACGGAAAGGTTTACATGGGTTATGCGATGAGCGAAACTGGCGGAATCGTTTCGATCGATCTGTTCGGCAAACCCAACTCGGCCGGTGTGCTCATGGCGAATGTCACTGCAAGG ATCGCCAACGAAGACTGGGATCTGCTCGGACCCGAGCAGGAGGGTGAAATTCAGGTCCACTACGCTCACCCCTTCTACGGGTACTACGGTAACGAGGCGGAAACGCAAGCCCTGCATACCTTCGATGGGTTCATCAAAACTGGTGACGTCGGATACTTCGACAAGACGGGCTTCCTGTACATCACCGACCGCAAGAAGGAAATGCTCCGCTACCGGGGCTACCAGATTGCTCCGGCCCAGCTGGAAGCGGCTCTGATGGAGCTGCCGGGGGTGGAGCAAGCCGCAGTTGTCGGTGTCCCGGATCCGGATCCACCCCATGTCGATTTGGCAACGGCTCTGGTCGTACTGTCGTCAGCAACTTCGCCAAACACGACGCCAGAACAGTTACAGAGCGTATTTAACGAGCGAGTTCCCGACTACAAACGGCTCCGGGGTGGACTGTTCTTCGTCAAATCTCTACCGCGAACAGCCAACGATAAGATTAACCGTCGCGAGGCGACCGCGATGGCTCGAAAGCTTTCACAACTTTACAACGATTAA